The Streptomyces sp. DG1A-41 genomic sequence GTGCGGGACGGCGGCGACGCCTTCCTCGAACGCGGAGACGGTGTCGGCGTCCTCCCAGCGCAGGGTGACGAAGACGAGCGCCTCGAAATTCAGCCCCACGGCGGCCGGGTCCACGACGGCCCGGTAGCCGCGGATCGCGCCCTCGCGTTCGAGGTCGCGCAGGCGGCGGTGGCAGGGCGAGACGCTCAGTTTTACGCGGGCGGCCAGCTCGGTGACCGTGAGACGGCCGTCCAGCTGTAGCTCGGTAAGAATTTTCCGGTCCAGGGCGTCCATGGAGAAGATTTTGCCCCAGACAGCGCGATCAAGGAGTAAAGAAGGGAACACTTTCGGGCTGATCCGGCCTAGCGTTCCTCTCGCGAAAAGGCACGTGAGAGGGACCGATCGATGGACACGACGACGCTGGCGGCATTCCTGGCAGTGGATCTGCTGCTGGTGTTCACCCCCGGCGCGGACTGGGCCTATGCGATCACGGCGGGGGTCAGGGGCCGGTCGGTCGTGCCGGCGGTCGCCGGGCTGGTGGCCGGTTACGCGGGATACACCCTGCTCGCGGTCGCGGGCCTGGTGGTGATCGTGGCGAACTCGGCGGCCCTGCTCACCGCCCTGACCGTGGCCGGGGCCGGCTACCTGGTGTGGCTCGGCTGCGGCGTGCTCAGGCAGCCGGCCGTCCTGACAGCCTCCGAGGACGAGGTGGGCTGCTCCCGCTTGCGGATCATGCTCAAGGGAGCCGGGATCAGCGGACTGAACCCGAAGGCGCTGCTGCTGTACTTCTCGCTGTTCCCGCAGTTCATCGACCCCGCGGGCGGCTGGCCGGTCGCCACACAGACCGGCTTGCTCGGCACGCTGCACATGACGGCCTGTGCCGTCGTCTACCTCGCCGTCGGAGTCCTGGCCCGCACCGTCCTCAAGACCCAGCCCACCGCGGCCCGGGCGGTCACGCGCGTCTCCGGCGCACTGATGATCGCCATCGGAGGGGGCCTGCTGGCACAACGTCTGACCGGCTGACGATGCCCTCACCGGGCCGGGGGTGATGCCAGAACACGACCACCCGGCGCGGCGCGGTACCGGGAAGCCGGAAAGGGGTACCCGGCGGCCCTCCCTGAGATGATGACCGGGGAAGCGGCAAGGGGGGTCCCACCCGGAGGCACCGTGCAGGGACGCGTACCGGAGGACTTGGCGGTCGTCGTCGACGCCCGCGGGGTGATCA encodes the following:
- a CDS encoding Lrp/AsnC family transcriptional regulator, with the translated sequence MDALDRKILTELQLDGRLTVTELAARVKLSVSPCHRRLRDLEREGAIRGYRAVVDPAAVGLNFEALVFVTLRWEDADTVSAFEEGVAAVPHVLQAQRLFGDPDYLLRVATTDLAAFQQLYDEQLARLPGVQRLNSTLVMKHVVDDRPLPE
- a CDS encoding LysE family translocator, giving the protein MDTTTLAAFLAVDLLLVFTPGADWAYAITAGVRGRSVVPAVAGLVAGYAGYTLLAVAGLVVIVANSAALLTALTVAGAGYLVWLGCGVLRQPAVLTASEDEVGCSRLRIMLKGAGISGLNPKALLLYFSLFPQFIDPAGGWPVATQTGLLGTLHMTACAVVYLAVGVLARTVLKTQPTAARAVTRVSGALMIAIGGGLLAQRLTG